The following coding sequences lie in one Lolium perenne isolate Kyuss_39 chromosome 2, Kyuss_2.0, whole genome shotgun sequence genomic window:
- the LOC127329332 gene encoding uncharacterized mitochondrial protein AtMg00810-like, whose amino-acid sequence MSASFSERCMGSSSLHVHGMLASVIASFSWVFCPAAVDRVVATLSGTFPIKDLGRLDYFLGIEVSYNPRGMVLTQRKYALDLLHRANMEHCRAVTTPLSSTDKLSRHTGDPLGPADVFSYRSLVGGLQYLTLTRPDLSFAVNKVYQFLSQPTTVHYEAVKRILRYVKGTISTGLHLQRTTSTALDIYTDADWAGCPDDHRSTRGFAIFLGGNLVSWSSRKQPTVSRSSTEAEYKALANGTAEAIWIQSVLTELGVRQSRPPVLWCDNLGATYLSESGVSCSYKAHRDRFSFCSGEGCHGSSSCSVYCLC is encoded by the exons ATGTCTGCAAGCTTCAGCGAGCGCTGTATGGGCTCAAGCAGTCTCCACGTGCATGGTATGCTCGCCTCAGTGATCGCCTCCTTCAGCTGGGTTTTCTGTCCA GCTGCTGTGGACCGAGTGGTGGCCACTCTCTCTGGCACCTTCCCTATCAAGGATCTCGGCCGTCTTGATTATTTCCTCGGAATTGAGGTATCATACAACCCTCGAGGGATGGTTCTTACTCAGCGCAAATATGCTCTTGATTTGCTTCATCGTGCCAACATGGAGCATTGTCGTGCGGTCACTACTCCCTTGTCATCTACAGACAAGCTATCCCGTCATACTGGTGATCCTCTTGGTCCGGCTGATGTCTTTAGCTACCGAAGTTTGGTTGGCGGTCTTCAGTATCTCACGCTCACTCGGCCGGATTTATCATTTGCTGTGAACAAGGTCTACCAGTTCCTGTCTCAGCCCACGACTGTTCATTATGAGGCAGTCAAGAGGATTCTTCGGTACGTGAAGGGCACCATATCTACTGGTCTGCATCTTCAGCGTACGACCTCCACGGCGTTGGATATCTACACTGATGCTGACTGGGCTGGCTGCCCAGATGATCATCGCTCTACAAGAGGTTTTGCTATTTTTCTCGGAGGTAATTTGGTCTCCTGGAGTTCTCGCAAACAGCCTACGGTTTCTCGGTCCAGTACTGAAGCCGAGTATAAGGCTTTAGCGAATGGTACTGCTGAAGCTATTTGGATTCAGTCTGTTCTCACCGAGCTTGGTGTTCGTCAGTCTCGCCCACCTGTTCTATGGTGCGATAACCTTGGGGCTACCTATCTCTCAGAATCCGGTGTTTCATGCTCGTACAAAGCACATCGAGATAGATTTTCATTTTGTTCAGGAGAAGGTTGCCATGGGAGCTCTTCATGTTCGGTTTATTGCCTCTGCTGA
- the LOC127329333 gene encoding uncharacterized protein, whose translation MAREFEALALNGHNYPTWAMDTKIALASRGIVRAIQPSRSNATTGVTPLTDEQKYTALYIIRHHIHLDLKSEYLEEESPSTMFQALKTRYEQQKAEKHDELLAKNGSQRPVGSQPLPEVHMNVANGRKFDGGFKGKPSNFNGKRKRNRNRKPRNSDRGKGTAKSKFDKSKLCDKCGCYTHPTDKCKTPKHLAILYQQSHGHNAPRGKRFEANFNLHPDGTDGAGCSQDVPSGPSNTVTLLPSKDPTGTEDMMVEYTLTDVFGDFD comes from the exons ATGGCTCGAGAATTTGAGGCACTCGCCCTCAATGGCCACAACTACCCTACTTGGGCCATGGACACGAAGATCGCTCTTGCATCTCGTGGGATAGTGCGTGCAATCCAGCCGAGCAGATCCAACGCCACTACTGGAGTCACGCCACTAACAGATGAACAGAAGTATACCGCCTTATACATTATAAGGCACCATATTCACCTAGATCTCAAGTCTGAGTACTTGGAGGAGGAATCCCCTAGTACCATGTTTCAGGCCCTCAAAACGAGGTATGAACAGCAGAAG GCTGAAAAACATGATGAGCTACTCGCTAAGAATGGCTCTCAGCGTCCGGTTGGTTCTCAACCTCTACCTGAAGTTCATATGAATGTCGCGAACGGACGAAAGTTTGATGGTGGTTTCAAAGGAAAGCCCTCGAACTTCAATGGTAAGCGAAAGCGCAACCGGAACAGGAAGCCCAGAAACTCAGACCGTGGAAAAGGCACCGCAAAGTCCAAGTTTGACAAATCTAAGCTTTGCGACAAGTGTGGATGCTACACGCACCCCACTGACAAGTGCAAGACCCCAAAGCATCTGGCCATTCTGTACCAGCAATCCCATGGACACAACGCACCTCGAGGGAAAAGGTTTGAAGCCAACTTCAACcttcatccagatggcaccgatgGAGCTGGCTGTTCGCAAGACGTTCCCTCGGGACCGAGCAACACCGTTACTCTCCTTCCATCAAAGGACCCTACAGGAACAGAGGACATGATGGTTGAGTACACCTTAACCGACGTGTTTGGAGACTTCGACTAG